The Lutibacter sp. A64 genome segment TAATTTTAAACGTTGAGATTCTGAAATAAATTCAGAATGACGAATTTCTACATTTTTAAACACCCTTTTGGTTGAATCTATTAAACAAATCAACAAAAGTTAATTTTGATGAAAAGCATCTGAAACAAATTTTAAAACTTCAGGTAATGATGCTCTCCAGTAAGTCCAAGAGTGTCTACCATCTCTAACTCTATATTCGTGCGGAACATTTTTTTTACGCATTGCAATATGCACTAAACTATTTCCTTCATATAAAAAATCATCGTCACCACAATCTATAAACCAACGGACAGATTTTAATTGTTCGAGTGATAAATTATTAATTAAAGAAACTGCATTATGCGCTTCTAGATAGGCTTGTATTTTATCTTCATTTGTAATTTTATTTCCTAAACGACCTTGCCAATCTTTATATTCTTTAACTGTACGTGGACCAATAAAAGCGCTTAGCGGACACGCCGAAGAAAACAAATCTGGACGGTGTAATGCATATATAAAAGAGCCTCCACCTCCCATAGATAAACCAGCAATAGCTCTAAAACGTTTGGTACTTTTAATTCTGTACATTTTTTCTACAGTAGGCATTAATTCTTCAAAAAAGAAGTCTTCATAATTCCAATCTCCATCAATAGTATTAAAATAACCAATTTTCTCGGTATTTGCATCGGGCATAATTATAATCATAGGAGTTGCTGAACCATCTTTAATTGCTGCATCTGTTATACGAAGTACTTCTCCAAATTGAATCCAACCAGTTTGGTCATCTCCTAAACCGTGTAACAAGTATAAAACAGGATAACTTCTTTTAGAAGTTTCATAATCTGGTGGTAAATAAACTGCAAATTTTCGTTCACTTTTTAAAATGGAACTCTTAATTGATAGGTTGTCGAAAACCTTACCCGTTTGTGCAAAACTTGTTATTATAAAACAAAAACTTAAAATTAGTGTAACTATATTTTTCATTGATTTCTACTATTTTGTGTTGTGATATTCACATTTTATAAAAATGAACTTTAAATTATAAAATTAATGATTTCTTTTCTTATAAAAGAAAAAAAACAATTTTTAA includes the following:
- a CDS encoding alpha/beta hydrolase translates to MKNIVTLILSFCFIITSFAQTGKVFDNLSIKSSILKSERKFAVYLPPDYETSKRSYPVLYLLHGLGDDQTGWIQFGEVLRITDAAIKDGSATPMIIIMPDANTEKIGYFNTIDGDWNYEDFFFEELMPTVEKMYRIKSTKRFRAIAGLSMGGGGSFIYALHRPDLFSSACPLSAFIGPRTVKEYKDWQGRLGNKITNEDKIQAYLEAHNAVSLINNLSLEQLKSVRWFIDCGDDDFLYEGNSLVHIAMRKKNVPHEYRVRDGRHSWTYWRASLPEVLKFVSDAFHQN